Proteins encoded together in one Ipomoea triloba cultivar NCNSP0323 chromosome 4, ASM357664v1 window:
- the LOC116017018 gene encoding E3 ubiquitin-protein ligase CHIP isoform X1: MSPTVAAAAEQAEQLKENGNHCFQKNKFSAAIDFYTEAITLCPNVPVYWTNRALCHRRRNDWLRLEEDCRRAIQLDHNSVKAHYMLGLALLQKKDYSEGVRELEKALDLGRGADPKSYMVEEIWQELGNAKYLEWEHESTSRSWEQQNLKESCEAAFKKKYLLDSSEAEGSSDEQINHLAEQLEALNLVFKKAAEDDTPTEVPDYLCCNITLEIFRDPVITPSGFTYERAVILNHLQKVGNFDPITREPLNTCQLIPNLAIKEAVQSYLAKHGWAYRTD; encoded by the exons ATGTCGCCGaccgtcgccgccgccgccgaacAGGCGGAACAGCTGAAGGAGAACGGAAACCACTGCTTCCAGAAAAACAAATTCAGCGCCGCTATCGATTTCTATACCGAG GCCATTACGCTGTGCCCTAATGTTCCGGTGTACTGGACAAATCGTGCTTTGTGCCATCGCCGGCGGAA TGACTGGTTAAGACTGGAGGAGGACTGTAGAAGAGCAATTCAGCTTGATCATAATTCTGTTAAG GCACATTATATGCTAGGTCTTGCTTTGCTACAGAAAAAAGACTATTCTGAAGGAGTCAGAGAATTGGAAAAA GCATTGGATCTTGGTAGAGGTGCTGATCCTAAGAGTTACATGGTAGAGGAGATCTGGCAAGAGCTGGGAAATGCAAAATACTTGGAGTGGGAACATGAATCTACCTCGCGTTCCTGGGAACAGCAGAATTTGaa AGAATCTTGTGAGGCAGCTTTTAAGAAGAAATATTTACTTGATAGCTCAGAGGCAGAAGGATCTTCAGATGAACAGATTAATCACCTCGCAGAACAACTTGAAGCTTTAAATTTAGTGTTTAAGAAAGCTGCAGAAGATGATACACCAACTGAG GTTCCTGATTACTTGTGTTGCAACATTACACTAGAAATCTTCCGCGATCCTGTCATTACACCTAGCGGCTTTACCTATGAGAGGGCAGTAATCCTTAACCATTTGCAGAAG GTGGGCAACTTTGATCCAATTACTCGAGAACCACTCAACACATGTCAGTTGATACCCAATTTGGCTATAAAAGAAGCAGTACAATCATATTTGGCTAAGCATGGATGGGCTTACAGGACGGATTAA
- the LOC116016934 gene encoding U-box domain-containing protein 9: MAKSGVVVERVDASAAAAARAAELRKELERAVKAIVSEEDSNVDAIDRALQALSALKDLKTKHPQRSSFREPASMPSPPDEFRCPLSKELMRDPVIVSTGQTYDRPFIQKWLKAGNRTCPRTQQVLSHTLLTPNHLIRDMIARWCESNGIQLPDPILYLSDEGLTEADRDHFLSLLEKMSSTVSEQKGAARELRLLTKRMPSFRALFGESVEAVPQLLCPLTQTKSQNDIHPDLQEDIITTLLNLSIHDNNKKLVAETPMVIPLLMSALRSGTIETRSNAAATLFTLSAVDSNKALIGKSGALKPLIDLLEEGHPLAIKDAASAIFNLCILHENKARAVRDGAVGVLLKKIIDKVHVDEHLSILAMLSTNQKAVEEMGELGAVPCLLNLIRETSCARNKENCIAVLHTICFSDRTKWKEIREEENMHRTISQLARNGTSRAKRKASGILDRLNRAVNLTHTA; this comes from the exons GCGAGGAGGATTCCAATGTGGACGCCATTGATAGAGCTCTTCAAGCGCTTAGCGCCTTGAAGGACCTCAAAACTAAGCATCCGCAACGATCATCTTTCAGAGAGCCGGCGAGCATGCCCTCCCCGCCGGACGAATTCCGGTGCCCGCTTTCCAAGGAACTCATGAGGGACCCCGTTATTGTCTCCACCGGTCAG ACCTATGATAGACCATTCATTCAGAAATGGCTAAAAGCTGGGAACAGGACATGTCCAAGAACCCAGCAAGTGCTTTCACACACTCTGCTCACGCCTAATCACTTGATTCGGGATATGATTGCGCGGTGGTGTGAGAGTAATGGGATTCAGTTGCCAGATCCTATTCTGTATTTGAGTGATGAGGGGCTTACTGAGGCTGATCGGGaccattttctttctttgcttGAGAAGATGTCTTCCACGGTGTCCGAGCAGAAAGGTGCTGCAAGAGAGTTGCGTTTGTTAACGAAACGAATGCCTTCGTTCAGGGCGTTATTTGGAGAATCTGTGGAGGCGGTGCCTCAGCTGTTGTGCCCCCTCACTCAAACCAAGTCTCAGAATGATATACACCCTGATCTTCAAGAAGACATAATCACTACGCTTTTGAACCTCTCCATTCATGATAATAATAAGAAGCTCGTTGCAGAAACCCCAATGGTTATTCCTCTTCTCATGAGCGCTCTAAGGTCAGGAACAATCGAAACGAGGAGCAATGCTGCTGCTACACTTTTCACACTATCCGCTGTCGACTCGAATAAAGCACTCATTGGGAAATCTGGTGCCCTGAAACCGCTCATTGACCTCTTGGAAGAAGGGCATCCTTTGGCAATCAAAGATGCTGCTTCAGCAATTTTTAACCTATGTATTCTCCATGAAAATAAGGCAAGAGCTGTTAGAGATGGTGCAGTGGGTGTTCTCCTGAAAAAGATCATCGATAAAGTCCATGTGGATGAACACTTGTCCATCCTTGCAATGCTTTCTACCAATCAGAAGGCAGTTGAGGAAATGGGGGAGCTTGGGGCAGTTCCATGTTTGCTTAATTTAATAAGGGAGACCTCTTGTGCTCGCAACAAGGAGAATTGCATTGCTGTCCTGCACACAATCTGTTTCAGTGACCGGACCAAGTGGAAGGAAATCAGGGAAGAGGAGAACATGCATCGCACTATCTCTCAACTCGCTCGAAATGGCACTTCAAGAGCCAAGAGGAAGGCAAGCGGCATTCTTGACAGACTCAACAGGGCTGTCAACCTTACCCACACCGCATGA
- the LOC116017018 gene encoding E3 ubiquitin-protein ligase CHIP isoform X2, whose amino-acid sequence MSPTVAAAAEQAEQLKENGNHCFQKNKFSAAIDFYTEAITLCPNVPVYWTNRALCHRRRNDWLRLEEDCRRAIQLDHNSVKALDLGRGADPKSYMVEEIWQELGNAKYLEWEHESTSRSWEQQNLKESCEAAFKKKYLLDSSEAEGSSDEQINHLAEQLEALNLVFKKAAEDDTPTEVPDYLCCNITLEIFRDPVITPSGFTYERAVILNHLQKVGNFDPITREPLNTCQLIPNLAIKEAVQSYLAKHGWAYRTD is encoded by the exons ATGTCGCCGaccgtcgccgccgccgccgaacAGGCGGAACAGCTGAAGGAGAACGGAAACCACTGCTTCCAGAAAAACAAATTCAGCGCCGCTATCGATTTCTATACCGAG GCCATTACGCTGTGCCCTAATGTTCCGGTGTACTGGACAAATCGTGCTTTGTGCCATCGCCGGCGGAA TGACTGGTTAAGACTGGAGGAGGACTGTAGAAGAGCAATTCAGCTTGATCATAATTCTGTTAAG GCATTGGATCTTGGTAGAGGTGCTGATCCTAAGAGTTACATGGTAGAGGAGATCTGGCAAGAGCTGGGAAATGCAAAATACTTGGAGTGGGAACATGAATCTACCTCGCGTTCCTGGGAACAGCAGAATTTGaa AGAATCTTGTGAGGCAGCTTTTAAGAAGAAATATTTACTTGATAGCTCAGAGGCAGAAGGATCTTCAGATGAACAGATTAATCACCTCGCAGAACAACTTGAAGCTTTAAATTTAGTGTTTAAGAAAGCTGCAGAAGATGATACACCAACTGAG GTTCCTGATTACTTGTGTTGCAACATTACACTAGAAATCTTCCGCGATCCTGTCATTACACCTAGCGGCTTTACCTATGAGAGGGCAGTAATCCTTAACCATTTGCAGAAG GTGGGCAACTTTGATCCAATTACTCGAGAACCACTCAACACATGTCAGTTGATACCCAATTTGGCTATAAAAGAAGCAGTACAATCATATTTGGCTAAGCATGGATGGGCTTACAGGACGGATTAA